AAGAACTTAATCTGTGGGAATATAAAGATAAACCATGTCTCAGCCTGTCTGGAGGACTAAAGAGGAGAGTTCTCTTAGCTTTGACAGTTGCAACAAGTGCTGAGCTCATCTTCCTCGATGAACCCACTTTAGGATTGGATCCACTCTCAAAGCGTGAAACTTGGAGGCTGATTTCAGAGCTTAGGGAAGAAACATTCTTCTTTGTGACAACGAACGTCGGTTTAGAAGCAGAAAGTCTGGCCAAAACAGTTGCAATAATCAACAGAGGACGAATAATAGCCAAGGGGAATCCTGAGGAACTAAAAGGGGAGACTTACAAGCACAAGCTAATTTTCACAGACGATGTGCAGATTAAAGGGGCCATAAAGTTTGGGGACAAGAAAATTCTATACTTCAACGAATTTGATGAAATACATGAAATTTTGCGAAAATTAAACTCCTATTCAATTCAGCCAACGGATTTGGAAGATGTTTTTATAGCTTTTTTGGAGGGAGAGCGGAATGAAAGCTAGAGCTATAATTTCAATAGCCTATCTAAACATTACGGGACTTTTAAGAAGCCCCCTCTGGATTGTTCCACAAATTTTAACGCCGATAGCAATGGTTTTGATCCTGTTCATCTTTGGTGGAAAGGATTTAGCATTATACGCTTTGGTCGGTGCTCTGGTTGCTTTGACAGTATCAACGAGTATAAGCCTGTCCCGATTAGTGGTCTTACTCAAGTTTATAGGCTTTCAGGATATTTTTGTTGCCTCCCCCGTGAGCCCTGTAGAATACATGCTTGGCTTGGCTCTTTCACGGCTTTTGGGTGCTTTGCCATCGCTGTTAATCTTCATGGGAGTCTTAGCTTATTTGGGGGTTTTAACATTCTCGAATTTGGCTTTTGTAGTTGGAATTATAATATTTTCATGGCTTTTATCCTCTCTGCTGGCTTTCACGATATCGACAAACATCAAAAATGTTGTCCACGTTGATGCGCTATCAAGCTTGCTCTCAATGACTTTGGTTTTAATTCCTCCCGTTTATTATCCACTGAGCAGATTACCGGCCATATTCCAAAAGCTGGCTTTATTGATTCCAACGACATACATCGCTGAACTTATGAGGATTGTCTTTGGACTATCAAACTCCAGTGCTTCACTCTATGCAACCGGGGCAGCAATATACACACTTGCTTTCTTTGCACTGGTAGCAAAAAACATGAAATGGAGGGAGTGAATTAGGCCATTATCTTTGTGTAACTTTTATTCAAAGCGCCTCCTGAACACCAGTACATTGGGCTCTTTGGGGTTATCCCAGACCTCAAAGCCAAGCTCTTTTAGGGGTTCAAGCAATTCCTTCCTTTCTTCGGGCACCATAATTTCAATGTATTTTTGATTCGCGTTCAAAGCTTCTTGTGCCATGCAGGGGAGTAGTTGTTCTACATATGACTTTGAAAGGCGAAACGGTACAAAAGCACTCTCAGAGTCTTTGGGCATCATGAACTTGGCTCCATTGCATTCTTTGATAATAGCTTTCTCTTTGAGCCATTCTAAAGCTTCCGGGACTTTATGAACGAACTTCCATCCTACAGGAATATATTTCTCGTATTCAAGCTCTTCTAAAGAGGCTATTGTGCTGTCGGATGGCTTTGAAGGTTTAATTTCTTCTACAGCTTTCCCCATAATGTAGTAGCGCTTCACAATCTTGAATCCATTCTTCTTGGCCATTGCTATGCTCTCCCTGTTGAGGAAGTAGGTCGCGAACTCAAGGGCGTCTATCTTGCCTTCCTCTGCCAGCTCCTTTCCTTTTGAGACTATGAAGTTGTGGAGCATTCTTCCAAAGCCCCTGCCGCGGTAGTCAGGGTGTACCCTTAACCCTTCCATCCAGCCGACTCTCTTGGGCAGGAGGGTGAGCTTCGCCGTCCCGATTACCTTTCCTTCGAGCTCAAGGACGTAGAAGTTCCCGTCTCTGACCCACTCGTCGAAAACGCGCGCAAGGTAATCCTCCCCGCCCCAAGTAAGGCGCGCTATCTCCTCGATGAAGGGTTTATCCTCGGGTTTAGCCTCGCGGATGATGGGTTCCATTGTGGTTCACCTGATAGGACTTATCCCGCTTCAGGTTTTAGAGCTTTGGGCTTCTCTTCCACTCTTCTCGAATTAACTCGTAAAACAGCTCGTCCACGTATTTCCCATCGCTTCAGCCAAGGCCTGCCACTCTTCCCTCATTATGTCATAGAACAATACATCAACGTACCCCTCCGGCGTCCACGCATGTTTCCTTAATTTTCCCGTCAGCTTGAATCCGTTCTTCTCAAGAACCTTTATTGAGGCGGCGTTGTTCTCATAGGTTCTCGCAAAGACCTTGCGCAGGTTCATGTATTGAAAGCAAAATCTCAAGGCCAGCTTTACGGCCTCACTCGCGTAGCCTTTCCCCCAGTGTTCTTTTCCGATGAAATAACCTATCTCTGCCGTTCCGTTCCTGAGGTCTATCCCGCTCAAGATAACTGTCCCAACAAGTTCGCCATCATCATTAAGTACTGCAAAGGCCCTCTTGGTTAGCTTTTTAGCCGTCAGATTCTCGTACCACCTCATCCACTCTTCAAGCGTTGAAACATCGGATGGATCGGCGAGACTTTTGGCGACCTCTCTGTCGTTATTCCATTCCCATATTTTCTGAACGTCCTCCTTGATAATCACACCTAAGGCGACTTTCTCCCCCTTAAGGATGATGGGCCTCATAGCCATCCCCACGGTTACAACGCAAAAGAGTTTTTAAAAAGTTTTCATGCAAAGTTATTTTGGAGATGTGGGATGGAACGGTGGAGAAGGGGCGTTAGTTTGACACTGATTTCAGCTTACTAGGTGGTTCAAGATGAACATTCTAAAGCTCTACTATGAAGAGGCCCTCAGAACGTTTCGGGAATCGGGAGGGGGCGAGGAAGATTTCTACTGGCTCGTCGGCAGCTTACTAGCCAGATATCCCTCCTATAGAGAAGAGCTGGAGATCAGAAAGAGGCTCATGGAGATGATAACCGATGAAGTTAAGGGGAAGGTTCTCGACGTCGGCTGCGGGACTGGAGTTCTAACGTTCAAGATGGCCTTAAAAAACGGGGTTGAGATGGTCGTTGGCGTTGATAGGAAAGAGGAGGTAATCGAGTTCTGCAACCGCTTGGGGGATAGAGTTACGAAAAATGCCAAGTTCGTTCAGGGAAACTTTTTGGAAATGGGCCTTGATGAAAAGTTCGACTCCGTCGTGTTCTCGTACGTTCTGCACGACTTTGAGCCGGAGCCGTTTCTTGAGAGGGCCCTCGAAGTGCTCGAAGAAGGAGGGCGCGTCATCGTTGGGGACTTCGACATTAACGACC
This sequence is a window from Thermococcus kodakarensis KOD1. Protein-coding genes within it:
- a CDS encoding ABC transporter ATP-binding protein, yielding MIVLENLFHRYDSTVALNRVNLEVLEKDNIFCLMGPNGAGKTTLVRILSTQLKPTSGKAYVLGFDVIKEANEIRKRIAILPQEARPLNEATPWEMVYWYLVSRGESFSEAKRRTESVLKELNLWEYKDKPCLSLSGGLKRRVLLALTVATSAELIFLDEPTLGLDPLSKRETWRLISELREETFFFVTTNVGLEAESLAKTVAIINRGRIIAKGNPEELKGETYKHKLIFTDDVQIKGAIKFGDKKILYFNEFDEIHEILRKLNSYSIQPTDLEDVFIAFLEGERNES
- a CDS encoding ABC transporter permease, whose protein sequence is MKARAIISIAYLNITGLLRSPLWIVPQILTPIAMVLILFIFGGKDLALYALVGALVALTVSTSISLSRLVVLLKFIGFQDIFVASPVSPVEYMLGLALSRLLGALPSLLIFMGVLAYLGVLTFSNLAFVVGIIIFSWLLSSLLAFTISTNIKNVVHVDALSSLLSMTLVLIPPVYYPLSRLPAIFQKLALLIPTTYIAELMRIVFGLSNSSASLYATGAAIYTLAFFALVAKNMKWRE
- a CDS encoding GNAT family N-acetyltransferase; this translates as MEPIIREAKPEDKPFIEEIARLTWGGEDYLARVFDEWVRDGNFYVLELEGKVIGTAKLTLLPKRVGWMEGLRVHPDYRGRGFGRMLHNFIVSKGKELAEEGKIDALEFATYFLNRESIAMAKKNGFKIVKRYYIMGKAVEEIKPSKPSDSTIASLEELEYEKYIPVGWKFVHKVPEALEWLKEKAIIKECNGAKFMMPKDSESAFVPFRLSKSYVEQLLPCMAQEALNANQKYIEIMVPEERKELLEPLKELGFEVWDNPKEPNVLVFRRRFE
- a CDS encoding GNAT family N-acetyltransferase codes for the protein MAMRPIILKGEKVALGVIIKEDVQKIWEWNNDREVAKSLADPSDVSTLEEWMRWYENLTAKKLTKRAFAVLNDDGELVGTVILSGIDLRNGTAEIGYFIGKEHWGKGYASEAVKLALRFCFQYMNLRKVFARTYENNAASIKVLEKNGFKLTGKLRKHAWTPEGYVDVLFYDIMREEWQALAEAMGNTWTSCFTS
- a CDS encoding class I SAM-dependent methyltransferase — translated: MNILKLYYEEALRTFRESGGGEEDFYWLVGSLLARYPSYREELEIRKRLMEMITDEVKGKVLDVGCGTGVLTFKMALKNGVEMVVGVDRKEEVIEFCNRLGDRVTKNAKFVQGNFLEMGLDEKFDSVVFSYVLHDFEPEPFLERALEVLEEGGRVIVGDFDINDLRKRIREFARWKGVKIVKGVTVGRAESHGDLREAFLMVVERL